DNA from Calditrichota bacterium:
TTGACGAACGTGCAGGGATTATTCGACCTACTGCTATGCCGGTGAATCAAGCGCGCAACCAATTCCTTACCGGTGCCGGTTTCGCCCGCAATCAGAACCGGGAGATCGCTGGCGGCGGCGCGTCCTGTTAGTGCCAATGCCTGCCGCAAGAGCGGTGCACGACCTATCGCAATGCTGCTCCACTCGTCGATCTCAAAATGGCCGTCCCGCTGAAGAGCGCCGCTGTCGTAAAGCCCCATGCGCAGTGACTCGCGCACTTCACCGTCTGTCGGCTGATGGTCGGAGTGCACCGCGATAAGAATGTCGTCTGAAGGCGGTGTCAGCCGGGCTTCATTCAGATCGACACAGGTGAGCAGGTTATCGCAGACCCGGTGAACGGGATGACGAGCCGCCTTCGGACGGCGGGTTGATGGTATCCAGGAGTCGATCAGCGTCGGAAGTTCCCGTGCCAGATCCGGCGAGGTGCGCAAAAGAAACTCATAAGCATGAAGCCGCACGAGGTTGCGGGCTATCTCTTATTGCCCGGAATGGTCGGGACCGCCCCCCTGCATCACTCCGGCATCAGTTGTTGCCATCAGCAGATTTCCACTCGGTTGCGACCGTTTTGCTTGGCTGCGTAAAGGCTTCGGTCGGCGGTTTCGAGAAGTTCTTCGCCGGTGCGCACCAACTGGTCGGGATAGACCGCACCGCCGATGCTGACTGTCACATGAGACGGCAGCGGCAGGTCGGACTCAAGCGCCGACAGGTCGCACTCCTCGATGCTGCGCCGGAGCCGCTCGGCGACGAAGGCGACGCCCTCGCATGCTGTCTCGGGCAGAAGGACGACGAATTCTTCCCCCCCGTATCTCCCGGCGGTATCGATCGAGCGCAAGGACTCCTTGATGAGGCGGGAGACCTCGACCAGTACCCGATCCCCGGCGAGGTGGCCGAAGCGGTCATTCACCTTCTTGAAGTGATCGATGTCGATGATGAGCAACCCGAACCGGCCGCTGAACCGGATCGCGCGCGAAAACTCGGCGGTGAGCCGCTCCGACAGGTGCCGCCGGTTGACCAGTTTGGTCAGGCCGTCGGTTACCGACATCTCGTAGAGTTTCTTGTTCTCGCGGTTCAGGTGATCGCATTGCTGCTCGAGCGACCGATGGTGCAAACTGCGCTGAACACGGCCCAGGAGTTCCGTCGGCCCGGCCGGGCGAGGCAGGCAGTCGCTTACGCCCAGCCCCCAGAGCCGCTCGCTCTCGCGACCGGAATCGTCGGTTACAGCGATGATCGAGAGCCCGGCATCGTAGCCCCGGGCGCGAATGACCAATTCGACCGGGATGGCGGTGTCGCCCTGCCAGTCAAAGAGGATCAAATCGAGCGGCTTGCGGCCGATGACCTCAATCGCTTCAGCAGGATCTGTGGCTTCGACGACGTCGAGCCCCGGCGCATGCCGCAAGGCTTCCACTAAGCCGTCGTTCTTCAACGACGGCGATGCGATTAGTACGCTGCGTCTTCCCTCTTGTTCTGCCATAAGTTGTATCGTTGCGAAGTGAATTCTTGACGGCTCTATTCGAACTAACTGAAGATGAATTGGACTCCAAATCGAGAGGCATCTCTACTCTTCAAGTGCGCGTTTAGCATCTTCGAACACCTTGACCTGCGGCTGCGAAGCGTCGATCACCCGAATCCGATGAGGTTCTTCACGTGCAATGGCAAGGTAGCCTTCGCGGACGCGGGCGAGGAACTCGAAGCCTTCACGTTCCATCCGGTCGACCGGACGGGGGATACGCTTTAGTGCAGAATCCGGCGTCAGGTCGAAGAGGAGCGTCCGCTCGGGGACCAGACCGCCCGCAGAATGCCGGTTGACGTTCCGGACAAACTCCCGGTCAAGCCCCCGCCCGAAGGCTTGGTAAGCGTCGGACGAATCGTAGAACCGATCGAGCAGGACGGTCCTGCCCTGGTCGAGCGCCGGTGCGATTACCTGCCGAACCAGTGCCGCACGGGCCGCGCTGAAGAGGAGAAACTCCGTCATTGCGCCCGGAATATCATCTCTCGCGCCGGAAGTCTGCGCTGAGACTACATCGCCGAGCAGAATCTGCCGGATCGCTTCCCCGACCGGGGTGCCGCCCGGCTCGCGCAGAAGGACCACCTCATTGCCCTGCACCCTTAGATATTCTGCCAACGACGCGGCCTGGGTTGACTTGCCCGAGCCGTCGATTCCTTCGAGGGTGATCAGTTTACCCGGCACGGCGACCCGCCTTGCCGCCCTGCAAGAGATTGTAAACACCGACGCCGATCATCAGAAGCGACCCCGCCATGCTGCCGGTGAAATGGACGCCCCCGACCTCGAAGAGGTTCAGCCGCGCATCATAGTGCCGGACGATCTCATTGAAGAACCTGAAGATACCGTAGAGAACCAGAAACAGGTGAAAGAGTTCTCCTTCGAAGCGGCGGTACGGTGTCCTTAGAATGAGTGCGATGCCGATCCCGGCGGCGTAAAGCGATTCGTAAAGTTGCGTAGGGTGGAGCGCTTTCCCCGGATAGACCGCCCCGGCGAGGCAAGTCTCAGGGAAGCGCAGACCCCAGGGCAGATCGGTCGGTGTGCCGAAGCAGCAGCCGTTGAGATGGCAGCCGATCCGTCCCAATGCCAGGCCAAAGGCGAGCGACGGCATCATCACATCGGCGACTTGCAGGAAACGGAGACCGCGCTTGCGTGTCTGCCAGATCACTATCGGAATCGCGGCGGCAACGCCTCCCAGGACGACCAGCCCGGCAATGCCGATGGTGCCGTCGCTCTGTATCGGGCTGATCGCGTCGAGCCACCGGCCTTCGAACTCCCGCCAATGCGCAATCACATAGGTAAGTCGAGCACCTGCCAGCGAGCCGACCATAATCCAGAGCGTCAGATCGGATATCGCCTCGGTCGAAACGCCCATTGCCTTCCCCCGCCGAGCAGCCAGATAGAAACCGAAGACGAAGGCGAGCATCACCATGAGGCCGTAACTGTGAAGTTTGAAGGCGCCTATCTGAAAGATGACCGGATGCAGTTGAGTCCTTTCGTAAGATCAGGCCGCCGGACGGCCGTAATGAACATCGGTGTTGTAATCGATCCGCACCTTGCCCGAGCGCTCGAACCTTGCGAACGCGGTATCGACGGCTTTTAGCAGGTCGTGATAGTCCGGGTCATATGGAAGCGGCATATAGGAAGCCGAGAGTATCCGTGCCATAAGCCCTTCCCGGTTCAGGTCCTGGTGGTTTTGGAGCGACCGGGTCTCGAACCGCCCACTGAAGAACGCGTTCAAGCGGCCCTGATAGCGGAAGAAATCGTCGAGTGCTTCCATTCCGCGGCGAAAGCGAACGATTATTTCCTCATACGCTTCGTTGAAGCCGCCTTCCCGAATGCGCCGGTTCCAGAAGATGACCGTGCTCCCGGATGGCTTCAGAATGCGCGCGAACTCGATCCGGGCGCGATCGGCATCGAACCAGTGAAAGGCCTGACCGGCGGCGGCGCAGTCGAACTGCCCGCTCGCGAGCGTCGTCGCTTCGGCCGAACCGTCAACCGATGTCCAACTCAAGACACGGTAGTGACGTTCGGCTTCACGCCGCATTTCAGGATTCGGCTCGACAGCCCAGACCCGGCAGCCTAAGGCGAGGAACGGTTCGCAAGATAGCCCCGATCCCGACCCGACATCGGCCACCATTGAGCCGGGTCCAAGTCCCAACTCGGCCTTTAGGAAGTCCTGCATCGCGAGCGGATAGCGCGGTCTCGCCGCGTGATAGAAGGGCGTCCGGGAACTGAACCGGCCTTTGGGATCAACTTCGGCGTTCAGGGACATCCGCCTACCACCAGGACGATCTCACCCTTCAAAGTCCGCTTGGAACAGATATCTCGCAGTTCACCGAGTGTCCCGCGGAAGACTTCCTCATGCAATTTGGTCAATTCACGGCAGAGGGCAGCGGGCCGATCCGATCCGAAAGCAGTTTCCATTTCCGAAAGCGTCCGTCCGATACGGTGCGGGGCTTCGAAGAAGACCATCGTCCGTTCTTCAGCCGCGAGTGCAGTCAGGCGCCCGGAACGTCCTTTAATCGGAAGAAAGCCCTCAAAGGCAAAGCGATGAAACGGCAATCCCGCGTGAAGCAAGGCCGTCGTGACTGCCGTAGGACCGGGGAGGACTTCGAGTGGGAGTCCGGCGTCGATTATGGAACGGATCACCCGATAACCGGGATCGGATAGCCCCGGCGTTCCGGCATCCGATACAAGGGCAATCTGCTCGCCCCTTGCAATGCGCTCGACGACGGTGGCCGCTACCTTGCTTTCGTTCTGGTCATTGCATGACTGAAGGCGTTTATGCAGGCTGAGGTGTTTGAGAAGCAAGCCCGTGCGTCGAGTGTCTTCGGCGAGCACCAGGTCGGCGTTCGCGAGGGCTTCGACGGCGCGCCGGGTGATGTCACCGAGATTGCCGATGGGAGTTGCCACCAGCATCAGCGAACCGGAACGTGAAGTGGAAGGTAGACCCAGAGTATTATTGAAGACGTTTGATCATCTGAACGCAGGGACTATCAGCACCCCACAAGGTCGGAAACTCCTCCAATCTTCGAAAGCCCAAATCACAATAGAATGCACGGGTTTGTTTGTAGAACAAATCCGGATGGGTATCGGATAGGGTCTTTACCTGCAGGAACTCAACTCCGTGTTTTCGCAGATGGTTTTCGATAACCTCCATTAGTCTTCGACCTATCCCCTGACGATGATATGCCGATAGTACTCCCATCACCAACACTTCAGCCGCATATTCGCCGGTCAGCTCTACGGTTAGAAATCCAATCGGGGTTTTATCCCTCCATGCCACCAGAGTCGGAAGTCGATCGATCTTGATCACAAAATCGCGTATTGAGGATTCGATGCCGAACCACTCCGGAAGCGACCGCAGGATAGGCTCGCAGATTGCGGCCTGCCCGGTCACCGGGCCCTGGATGGTAATGTTCTGTTTCGACGACATCAGTTTGATCATGCCGTTGTTGGTCAACTCAAGATTGATGCTTCATCGGATAGGCCATATAACGAAAATGGCGACGTCCCAGACCGCATGCGAAATGAGCCCGGGCCATAGCGTGCCATAGTAGCGGAACATCGCCCCCCAGAATAGACCGCAGATCAGCGCTGCGCCGAGGAGCATCAGGTTGAAAGCCCAGACATGCACCAGTGCGTAGATCAGACTCCCTGCCAGCCAACCGGCGGTGTTTCCATATCGCTGCGCCATCCGGAGTTGCACGTAGCCGCGCCAGAATATCTCCTCCGCCGGGCCGATCCACAAGCCGAGCAAGAGGCCTATCGCCACCGGCGAGGCTTGCGCCTTGGTGGCGTAAATGCCGGCGATCTCGGGTTTGGCGAAGTCGAAGAGCAGTGTTGCGATCCTGTCTCCGGCGAGGAACACGCCATAGAGCACTCCCGCCGAAACCAACCCGATTATCAGATGAACCGGCCGAAAACGAAAGAGGGCGTTACGAGACGACCGGCTTAAGTAGAGACCGATAGCAGTCAGGGTTCCTGCTGCAACTGCCATCGCCAGCCAGAAGTTGACCGCCGTCTTGGTCCAGGGGCTGAAGAGGACGAACCAGAAGAGCGCCGCAACCGCGACGCTACCCCACAGCGCCCAGTTCCGGTTAGTGCCTTCAGTCGGCCGTCTATCTATGCTGACAATCTCCTCTCTTCCCCCCCCGATAAATCGGGGAACTACCGGCGGGATGGTTTTCGTCTTTAGAAGAACCTGCCAAGCACAATGGAGATCATCAACAGGACGCCGAACATCAAATGATGCTGTGCAGTCAGGACATCGAGCATCGCGATCTCCTCTACCTGGTTCGGGCGGCTGGCCAGCATCTTGCCGATATTCTTCAATGCCGGCGGGAGCGAAAGCAAAACGAGGAGCGACCAAAGCGGCAGGATACCGCCCATTGCCATCCAGACGACAGCGACAAATGCGCCGCCGACGAGTAGTAAATACTCGATCTTGGCTCCGGAGTGCCCGATCAGACCGGCAAAAGTGCGGATGCGGGCTTCGCCGTCGTGACGGATGTCGCGAGTGTTATTGGCGTGCAGGATCGCGGCGGTCAAAAGACCGATGGGGATCGAAACCAGGAGCGGGGTAGTCAGCGCCGGACGGGCGAACTCGCCGGTCAGCGCAGCGTAGGATCCGATCACCATCAGCGGCCCCATCAGGAGGAATACGCCGACGTCTCCGAGGGCTATATATTTGTATCCGACCGGCCGGCCCGTGTAGAGGTAGCCGCCCAGCAGGCCGATCACGCCAAGCGTCAGCATCGGAACTCCGCGCACCGCTACCAGCACCAGTCCAAGCGCGATGCCGATCCCGAAGGCGATCCAGCCGCCGCGGAGCACCTGGCCCGGTGTCAGGAGGCCATCGGCGATGACCCGGCTCGAGCCGAAGGTGTAATCCTTATCGACGCCGCGCTTCCAGTCGAAGTAGTCGCTGATCAGGTTGGTCGCAGTATGGTAGAGGATCGAGCAGATCACCACCAGCGGGAAGAGTTCCCAGGCGACCGGCCCTTCATAGGAGAAGGTGAGGAGAGCTCCGGTCAACACCGGGACGATGGAAGCCGGAAAGGCAAAGGCGCGGATCGCCTGCAGCCAGATGCTGAAACGGCTCCGCTCGAGGGGAACTGTATTGGCAGTCATTTTAGGTCCTGAATTGAGGGATGGGTGGAAGAATTGGCGATGAAGAATCGAAGATCAGGCCCAATCCTTTAATATAGGATTTGAGCCGCGAGAGCACAAGTTGGGAATGGAATGCAAGGCAGACCGGTTCTTACTACCTCCTGGTGATGCGGTGGCTGCCTTCGACAACATTTCCGTCCGGGGTCATTGTCGGGCGAGGCATATCGAAGGTGCTGGTGAGTCGTCCATAAGCCGGCCCTCCCAGCCGCGATATAGGCCGGTAGCGGTCGAGTTCTACGACCTTGCCGTCGGGCGTGAGGAGATCCTCGCGGATGTGAAACCGGACGACTTCGCCGATCACTACCGACCCGCCGAGGGGGGCGTCGGAGAGTTCAATCACCTGCCTAACCTTGCACTCCATCGCCACCGGCGATTCGGCAACCCGGAAGGGATTCACCAGGTCCGACTTAAGCGGTGTGAAGCCGGCTTCGGCAAATTCACTCACCCCGTCGGGAAACTCGCCGGAGGCGTAGTTCATCGCTTCAGCCATATTCTCAAGCACCGTGCAGGCGACGAACTCGCGGGTCGATTTCGCGTTCAATAGCGAATGCTTGGCTTTCCCAAACCGGTTCCGATTGGGGCAGAAAAGAATCGTCGGCGGCACTGCGGAAACGGCTTGAAAGTAACTGAACGGCGCAAGATTTGGGACGCCTTCGAACGAGAGCGTCGAAATGAACCCGATCGGACGCGGAATGATGATCGATAGCATCAAGCCGTGCCGGTCCGGCGGAGAAAGATCGGATGGATCGATGGTGCGGAACAAGTTCAACGATGTACTAAGGGGTGCATTCGATGGTGTCATCCTGAACGAAGTGAAGGATCTCGTCTGAAATGCCCATCTTCGCGGGTCGAGATGCTTCACTGCGTTCAGCATGACAAGTGCCCTGGTTGACACTCTTCACTCTACACTCTTCACACCAAGGCCTATAGATTCATGTGCCGGGTGGACGAGGACGTCCACCCGCACCACATCTCCCCGTTACATGCCGGACGAGGACGTCCGGTTTACACGAGCATTCTACGCACTAAGGCTTATAGGTTCCCAGCCGCTCCTTCTCCTTTTCCATTTCAGCCCGGCGGACTTTGGTCAACAGGAGTGCTTCCTCAGCCCAGTCTTTCGCTTCGGCGGCCTTGTCCCGCGCCTCGTTGACGTAGTTCACTTTTTCCAGATCCATCGCTTCGACGAACGCCTTCTGTGCCTTGCGATATTCCTTCTCGGCCCAGAACTCGGCGTTTAGTCGGTCGGCTTCCTTCAGATACTGCTCGGCTTTACGCAGGTCGGACTTGGCCGAGAAGTCACAACCGGCTGCGAAAGCAAAGAGGGCCGCGAGAGTTAGGCCGACCCAGCCGGAAGGGCGGCTACTTATGATTGCGCCAGGCATCGCGCTGAAGTCGTTCGATCTCCTCATAGCGGTGGCAGGTGGTGATGTGATCGTTGACGAGGCCGACGGCTTGCATATGAGCATAGGCAATAGTCGGACCGAAGAACTTGAATCCCTGTCTTTTCATATCCTTCGCAAGAGCCTCCGCTTCCGGCATTACGGATGGGATGGCTGCGTCGCTGGCGCAGGGGACTTTCACTTTGGGACGATACGGGACAACAAATCGCGCAAACGAGCCATATTCGCGGCTCACCTGAAGGAGCGCCCGGGCATTGCCAATGACCGCGGCGATTTTGGCCCGGTTGCGAATGATCCCGGAATCGCCGAGGAGCCGTTCGATATCCTTCTCGCCCCAGGTGGCAACAACCGCCGGATCGAACCCGGCGAATGCGTTCCGGAAGGCATCGCGCTTTTTCAAGATGGTCAGCCACGATAGGCCGGCTTGAAAGACCTCGAAGACGAGGTGCTCAAACTGTTCACGGTCCGCGGTGCGCGGGACGCCCCATTCAGCGTCGTGATA
Protein-coding regions in this window:
- a CDS encoding GGDEF domain-containing response regulator yields the protein MAEQEGRRSVLIASPSLKNDGLVEALRHAPGLDVVEATDPAEAIEVIGRKPLDLILFDWQGDTAIPVELVIRARGYDAGLSIIAVTDDSGRESERLWGLGVSDCLPRPAGPTELLGRVQRSLHHRSLEQQCDHLNRENKKLYEMSVTDGLTKLVNRRHLSERLTAEFSRAIRFSGRFGLLIIDIDHFKKVNDRFGHLAGDRVLVEVSRLIKESLRSIDTAGRYGGEEFVVLLPETACEGVAFVAERLRRSIEECDLSALESDLPLPSHVTVSIGGAVYPDQLVRTGEELLETADRSLYAAKQNGRNRVEIC
- the tmk gene encoding dTMP kinase — its product is MPGKLITLEGIDGSGKSTQAASLAEYLRVQGNEVVLLREPGGTPVGEAIRQILLGDVVSAQTSGARDDIPGAMTEFLLFSAARAALVRQVIAPALDQGRTVLLDRFYDSSDAYQAFGRGLDREFVRNVNRHSAGGLVPERTLLFDLTPDSALKRIPRPVDRMEREGFEFLARVREGYLAIAREEPHRIRVIDASQPQVKVFEDAKRALEE
- the lgt gene encoding prolipoprotein diacylglyceryl transferase, encoding MHPVIFQIGAFKLHSYGLMVMLAFVFGFYLAARRGKAMGVSTEAISDLTLWIMVGSLAGARLTYVIAHWREFEGRWLDAISPIQSDGTIGIAGLVVLGGVAAAIPIVIWQTRKRGLRFLQVADVMMPSLAFGLALGRIGCHLNGCCFGTPTDLPWGLRFPETCLAGAVYPGKALHPTQLYESLYAAGIGIALILRTPYRRFEGELFHLFLVLYGIFRFFNEIVRHYDARLNLFEVGGVHFTGSMAGSLLMIGVGVYNLLQGGKAGRRAG
- a CDS encoding class I SAM-dependent methyltransferase; translated protein: MSLNAEVDPKGRFSSRTPFYHAARPRYPLAMQDFLKAELGLGPGSMVADVGSGSGLSCEPFLALGCRVWAVEPNPEMRREAERHYRVLSWTSVDGSAEATTLASGQFDCAAAGQAFHWFDADRARIEFARILKPSGSTVIFWNRRIREGGFNEAYEEIIVRFRRGMEALDDFFRYQGRLNAFFSGRFETRSLQNHQDLNREGLMARILSASYMPLPYDPDYHDLLKAVDTAFARFERSGKVRIDYNTDVHYGRPAA
- the rsmI gene encoding 16S rRNA (cytidine(1402)-2'-O)-methyltransferase, coding for MLVATPIGNLGDITRRAVEALANADLVLAEDTRRTGLLLKHLSLHKRLQSCNDQNESKVAATVVERIARGEQIALVSDAGTPGLSDPGYRVIRSIIDAGLPLEVLPGPTAVTTALLHAGLPFHRFAFEGFLPIKGRSGRLTALAAEERTMVFFEAPHRIGRTLSEMETAFGSDRPAALCRELTKLHEEVFRGTLGELRDICSKRTLKGEIVLVVGGCP
- a CDS encoding GNAT family N-acetyltransferase; translated protein: MTNNGMIKLMSSKQNITIQGPVTGQAAICEPILRSLPEWFGIESSIRDFVIKIDRLPTLVAWRDKTPIGFLTVELTGEYAAEVLVMGVLSAYHRQGIGRRLMEVIENHLRKHGVEFLQVKTLSDTHPDLFYKQTRAFYCDLGFRRLEEFPTLWGADSPCVQMIKRLQ
- a CDS encoding CPBP family intramembrane metalloprotease, encoding MAVAAGTLTAIGLYLSRSSRNALFRFRPVHLIIGLVSAGVLYGVFLAGDRIATLLFDFAKPEIAGIYATKAQASPVAIGLLLGLWIGPAEEIFWRGYVQLRMAQRYGNTAGWLAGSLIYALVHVWAFNLMLLGAALICGLFWGAMFRYYGTLWPGLISHAVWDVAIFVIWPIR
- the menA gene encoding 1,4-dihydroxy-2-naphthoate octaprenyltransferase encodes the protein MTANTVPLERSRFSIWLQAIRAFAFPASIVPVLTGALLTFSYEGPVAWELFPLVVICSILYHTATNLISDYFDWKRGVDKDYTFGSSRVIADGLLTPGQVLRGGWIAFGIGIALGLVLVAVRGVPMLTLGVIGLLGGYLYTGRPVGYKYIALGDVGVFLLMGPLMVIGSYAALTGEFARPALTTPLLVSIPIGLLTAAILHANNTRDIRHDGEARIRTFAGLIGHSGAKIEYLLLVGGAFVAVVWMAMGGILPLWSLLVLLSLPPALKNIGKMLASRPNQVEEIAMLDVLTAQHHLMFGVLLMISIVLGRFF
- a CDS encoding flavin reductase family protein is translated as MSTRALVMLNAVKHLDPRRWAFQTRSFTSFRMTPSNAPLSTSLNLFRTIDPSDLSPPDRHGLMLSIIIPRPIGFISTLSFEGVPNLAPFSYFQAVSAVPPTILFCPNRNRFGKAKHSLLNAKSTREFVACTVLENMAEAMNYASGEFPDGVSEFAEAGFTPLKSDLVNPFRVAESPVAMECKVRQVIELSDAPLGGSVVIGEVVRFHIREDLLTPDGKVVELDRYRPISRLGGPAYGRLTSTFDMPRPTMTPDGNVVEGSHRITRR
- a CDS encoding DNA-3-methyladenine glycosylase I; translated protein: MNESYPPRCQWCLAHPLLTDYHDAEWGVPRTADREQFEHLVFEVFQAGLSWLTILKKRDAFRNAFAGFDPAVVATWGEKDIERLLGDSGIIRNRAKIAAVIGNARALLQVSREYGSFARFVVPYRPKVKVPCASDAAIPSVMPEAEALAKDMKRQGFKFFGPTIAYAHMQAVGLVNDHITTCHRYEEIERLQRDAWRNHK